One Chryseobacterium wanjuense genomic region harbors:
- a CDS encoding Arc family DNA binding domain-containing protein has protein sequence MKSEKTQNSPENKGKKSFVIRIDESTYKLLEKWANDEFRSVNGQIEYLLHQSLVNSGRKKKE, from the coding sequence ATGAAATCAGAAAAAACTCAAAACTCTCCCGAAAACAAAGGCAAAAAATCTTTCGTGATAAGGATAGATGAGTCCACTTACAAGCTTCTGGAAAAATGGGCAAATGACGAATTCCGAAGTGTAAATGGACAGATTGAGTATTTGCTTCATCAAAGTCTGGTTAATTCGGGGAGGAAGAAAAAGGAATAA
- the amaB gene encoding L-piperidine-6-carboxylate dehydrogenase, which produces MSKKVKDFGIEKTLKNLGIKDENKGTSVGGKYFASGKTIESYSPVDGNLIAKIKTSGESDYDKVIETAEKAFKEFRMIPAPKRGEIVRQLGQKLREYKDDLGKLVSYEMGKSLQEGLGEVQEMIDICDFAVGVSRQLHGYTMHSERPGHRMYEQYHPLGIVGIITAFNFPVAVWSWNTALAWICGNVTIWKPSEKTPLCAIACQNIMAEVLKENNLPEGISSVLVADHEIGQKLVDDKRVSLVSFTGSTRVGRMVSTNVAQRFGKSILELGGNNAIIISQDADIDMSIIGAVFGAVGTAGQRCTSTRRLIIHESVYDEVKKRLVKAYGQLKIGNPLDETNHVGPLIDTDAVNQYQESIKKCKKEGGKFIVEGEVLKGKGYESGCYVKPCIAEVKNSYEIVQHETFAPILYLIKYKTLEEAIAIQNDVPQGLSSAIMTQNLREAELFLSQAGSDCGIANVNIGTSGAEIGGAFGGEKETGGGRESGSDVWKYYMRRQTNTINYTTQLPLAQGIKFDL; this is translated from the coding sequence ATGTCTAAAAAAGTAAAGGATTTTGGGATCGAAAAAACGCTCAAAAATCTAGGAATTAAAGATGAAAATAAGGGAACTTCAGTAGGCGGAAAATACTTTGCTTCAGGGAAAACCATAGAAAGTTATTCACCTGTAGACGGTAATTTAATTGCTAAAATAAAGACTTCCGGAGAATCTGATTATGACAAGGTAATCGAAACTGCAGAAAAGGCTTTCAAAGAATTCAGGATGATTCCGGCTCCTAAAAGAGGGGAAATTGTAAGACAATTGGGTCAGAAACTAAGGGAATATAAAGACGATTTGGGTAAGCTTGTTTCCTATGAAATGGGAAAATCTTTACAGGAAGGTCTGGGTGAAGTACAGGAAATGATCGACATCTGCGACTTTGCAGTCGGTGTTTCAAGACAGCTTCACGGGTACACCATGCATTCGGAAAGACCGGGTCACAGAATGTACGAGCAATATCATCCGTTGGGAATCGTGGGAATTATCACTGCTTTCAACTTTCCGGTGGCTGTTTGGTCGTGGAATACAGCTCTAGCATGGATCTGCGGTAATGTTACCATCTGGAAACCATCAGAAAAAACTCCGCTTTGTGCTATTGCCTGCCAGAATATTATGGCTGAAGTTTTAAAGGAAAACAATCTTCCTGAGGGGATTTCAAGCGTTTTGGTAGCAGATCATGAGATCGGACAAAAACTGGTTGATGATAAAAGAGTTTCTCTAGTATCATTTACCGGTTCTACAAGGGTAGGAAGAATGGTTTCTACAAATGTTGCTCAAAGATTCGGGAAATCTATCCTTGAACTAGGAGGTAACAACGCCATTATTATTTCTCAAGATGCAGACATCGACATGTCAATTATTGGTGCTGTTTTCGGAGCGGTTGGTACTGCAGGACAGAGATGTACTTCCACAAGAAGGCTGATCATTCATGAAAGTGTGTATGACGAAGTGAAAAAAAGATTGGTAAAGGCTTATGGGCAGCTGAAAATCGGAAATCCTTTAGACGAGACCAATCATGTGGGACCGCTTATCGATACGGATGCCGTAAACCAATATCAGGAATCTATCAAAAAATGTAAAAAAGAAGGCGGAAAATTCATTGTTGAAGGTGAAGTTTTAAAAGGAAAAGGCTACGAATCCGGCTGTTACGTAAAACCTTGCATCGCTGAAGTGAAAAATTCTTATGAAATCGTTCAGCATGAGACTTTTGCACCGATTTTGTATTTAATTAAATATAAAACGTTAGAAGAAGCAATTGCCATTCAGAATGATGTGCCTCAAGGGTTGTCGTCTGCGATTATGACGCAAAATCTTAGAGAAGCGGAGTTATTCCTTTCTCAGGCAGGTTCAGATTGCGGAATTGCCAATGTAAACATCGGAACTTCAGGTGCGGAAATCGGTGGAGCTTTCGGTGGCGAAAAAGAGACTGGAGGAGGAAGAGAATCCGGCTCAGATGTATGGAAATACTATATGAGAAGACAAACCAATACAATTAATTACACAACTCAACTTCCTTTGGCACAGGGAATTAAGTTTGACCTTTAA
- the ccsA gene encoding cytochrome c biogenesis protein CcsA: MKKLQDILISTRTMAVLLLVYAFAMAYATFLENDYGTPTAKALIYEAKWFELIMFLLILNFIGNIGRYRLWRREKWPVLVFHLAFILIFIGGAITRYISFEGTMHIREGETSNEIVTDKNFFKIQIEEKGDVLNYQDVPYLMSPLHKDFSATYDFHGKEVKVFAKEYVQRKKDSLIADPNGAEYLHLVSTGQTGRQNIYIKPGETKSVNGTLVTFNRAIEGAVEFKNEGGKLFIKTPVDASYMTMATQATGNTVKDEFQPLALRSLYSINELKLVVPEGLKKGKLMAFEGDRKKDANVPDMLTVEIQGPKTKQLVDLSVEKGNPNAYKQVTMDGLNIMVGFGPKIYNTPFALKLDDFVMETYPGSSSPSAYESHVKIVDEGKETPYKIYMNHVLNHKGYRFFQSSFDPDRMGTVLSVNHDFWGTLISYIGYTFLFLGMFVMFFWKGTHFWKLNKILADVNKKRGAAVLLLFLSLGLQAQKIETHGTTDGSREHIHVEGEAHNHAPAPESAQVQQAPQQNSLAAPLSKMRSISADEIIARNKISKEHADKFGYLLVQNFEGRIVPINTEALDVLRKLYKKDEFKGTDGKSLTANQWFLSINTDTPSWTMVPMIKIGSKGGDELKNKTKANDEGYTSLMNLFPADANGNLTYILEHDYNTAFRKKPAEQTNYDKEVISVNERVQIFNEFFSGQFMRIVPVKNDANHTWHSWLDQKFEPDMESQQVMGPYFAEVLQAQKTGDWSKADAELAKLSAYQQKWGKAVVPSKSKVDLEVFMNEVNLNFKLLIFYTLIGGLLLILGFVELFKPNKVLNKIIKAIIYLGVAGYILHFLGLVARWYISGHAPWSNGYEAIIFISWVGITAGLILYRNSNALIPAAGFMVAVIMMGFAHGGSALDPQITPLVPVLKSYWLIVHVAIITSSYGFFALSMIIAVISLVFYIISNKETYKIHHDTTLKELSIVSEMSLTIGLFALTVGNFLGGIWANESWGRYWSWDPKETWAFISIMVYAFVLHMRLVPGLRSRWAFHVATMFAFCSMVMTYFGVNYYLSGLHSYAAGDPVPVPAWVYIGLGTMALLSAVSYFKFKALNKK; this comes from the coding sequence ATGAAGAAGCTCCAGGATATTCTTATCTCGACCAGGACAATGGCTGTGTTGCTACTGGTGTACGCATTTGCAATGGCATATGCAACGTTCTTAGAAAACGACTACGGAACTCCCACAGCAAAAGCACTAATTTATGAAGCAAAATGGTTTGAACTCATCATGTTCCTGCTTATTCTCAACTTTATCGGAAATATCGGAAGATACAGACTTTGGAGACGGGAAAAATGGCCGGTTTTGGTATTTCACCTTGCTTTTATCCTTATTTTCATTGGGGGTGCGATCACACGATACATCAGTTTCGAAGGAACGATGCACATCAGAGAAGGGGAAACGTCAAACGAAATCGTAACCGACAAAAATTTCTTTAAAATTCAGATTGAAGAAAAAGGTGATGTGCTTAATTATCAGGATGTACCTTATTTAATGTCTCCACTGCACAAAGATTTCAGCGCAACCTATGATTTCCATGGAAAGGAGGTGAAAGTTTTTGCAAAAGAGTATGTTCAAAGAAAAAAAGACAGCTTAATTGCTGATCCGAACGGTGCGGAATATCTGCATTTGGTTTCTACGGGACAAACCGGAAGACAGAATATTTACATCAAACCAGGTGAAACGAAGTCTGTCAACGGAACTTTGGTAACATTCAACAGAGCGATTGAAGGGGCGGTAGAATTCAAAAATGAAGGCGGAAAATTATTTATTAAAACTCCTGTGGATGCATCCTATATGACGATGGCAACTCAGGCGACAGGAAATACCGTGAAAGACGAATTCCAGCCTTTAGCTTTGAGAAGTTTATATAGCATTAATGAATTAAAACTTGTTGTTCCTGAAGGTCTTAAAAAAGGAAAATTAATGGCTTTTGAAGGTGACAGAAAGAAGGATGCGAATGTTCCGGATATGTTGACTGTTGAAATTCAGGGGCCAAAAACAAAACAATTGGTAGATCTTTCCGTAGAAAAAGGAAATCCGAACGCTTACAAACAAGTAACAATGGATGGACTGAACATCATGGTTGGTTTCGGACCGAAAATTTATAACACACCTTTCGCGCTTAAACTGGATGATTTCGTTATGGAAACATATCCGGGAAGTTCATCTCCGAGCGCTTATGAAAGTCATGTTAAAATTGTAGACGAAGGAAAAGAAACACCGTATAAAATCTATATGAATCACGTTTTGAATCATAAAGGGTATCGTTTCTTCCAGTCCAGTTTTGATCCGGACAGAATGGGTACCGTACTTTCTGTAAACCACGATTTTTGGGGAACTTTGATTTCTTATATCGGGTATACGTTCCTGTTTTTAGGAATGTTTGTGATGTTCTTCTGGAAAGGAACTCATTTCTGGAAATTAAATAAAATATTGGCAGATGTTAATAAGAAAAGAGGGGCTGCTGTACTTTTATTATTCTTAAGTTTAGGCTTACAGGCTCAGAAAATTGAGACACATGGTACAACAGACGGAAGCAGAGAACATATCCACGTAGAAGGTGAAGCTCACAATCATGCTCCGGCTCCGGAATCTGCACAGGTGCAGCAAGCACCACAACAGAACTCTCTGGCTGCTCCGTTGAGCAAAATGAGATCAATTTCTGCTGACGAAATCATTGCGAGAAACAAAATCAGTAAAGAGCATGCCGATAAATTCGGATATCTGTTGGTTCAGAATTTTGAAGGAAGAATTGTTCCTATCAATACAGAAGCTTTAGATGTTTTAAGAAAATTATACAAAAAAGACGAGTTTAAAGGAACAGACGGAAAGTCTCTGACGGCCAACCAATGGTTCCTGTCAATTAATACAGATACTCCGAGCTGGACGATGGTTCCGATGATTAAGATCGGTTCTAAAGGTGGTGACGAGCTAAAAAATAAAACGAAGGCTAATGATGAAGGTTACACTTCATTAATGAATCTTTTCCCGGCCGATGCCAACGGAAATTTGACCTACATTCTTGAACACGATTACAACACAGCTTTCCGTAAAAAGCCTGCTGAACAGACAAATTACGATAAAGAAGTAATTTCTGTAAACGAAAGAGTACAGATTTTCAACGAATTTTTCAGCGGACAGTTTATGAGAATTGTTCCTGTGAAAAATGATGCAAATCACACGTGGCATTCTTGGCTGGATCAGAAGTTTGAACCAGATATGGAATCTCAACAAGTGATGGGACCATATTTTGCAGAAGTTCTTCAGGCTCAGAAAACAGGTGACTGGAGCAAAGCAGATGCTGAACTGGCAAAACTTTCAGCTTATCAGCAAAAATGGGGTAAAGCTGTAGTTCCTTCAAAATCTAAAGTTGATTTGGAGGTTTTCATGAATGAAGTAAATCTAAATTTCAAATTATTAATTTTCTATACTTTAATCGGAGGATTGTTATTAATCTTAGGTTTTGTTGAGTTATTCAAGCCGAATAAAGTTTTAAATAAAATTATTAAAGCCATTATTTATTTAGGAGTTGCAGGATATATTCTTCACTTTTTAGGATTGGTGGCAAGATGGTATATTTCAGGACATGCGCCTTGGAGTAATGGTTACGAAGCGATTATCTTTATTTCGTGGGTAGGTATTACAGCTGGTTTAATATTATATAGAAATTCCAATGCATTAATTCCTGCCGCAGGATTTATGGTTGCAGTAATTATGATGGGATTTGCTCACGGAGGTTCAGCGCTTGATCCGCAGATTACACCGCTTGTTCCGGTATTGAAATCATATTGGCTGATCGTTCACGTAGCGATTATTACATCAAGTTATGGCTTCTTTGCCCTGTCGATGATCATTGCGGTAATCAGTTTGGTATTCTATATTATTTCAAATAAAGAAACCTATAAAATTCATCATGATACGACTTTGAAGGAATTGTCAATCGTTTCAGAAATGTCTCTTACAATCGGTCTTTTTGCCTTAACAGTAGGAAACTTCTTAGGAGGAATCTGGGCAAACGAATCTTGGGGAAGATACTGGAGCTGGGATCCGAAAGAAACCTGGGCTTTCATATCAATTATGGTGTATGCATTTGTACTTCACATGAGATTGGTTCCGGGATTAAGAAGCAGATGGGCATTTCACGTAGCAACGATGTTTGCATTCTGTTCGATGGTAATGACCTATTTCGGGGTAAATTACTACCTGAGCGGACTTCACTCTTACGCAGCAGGAGATCCTGTTCCGGTGCCGGCTTGGGTGTATATCGGACTTGGAACAATGGCTCTTTTATCGGCCGTATCTTATTTCAAGTTTAAAGCTTTAAATAAAAAATAG
- a CDS encoding SPFH domain-containing protein encodes MEKVLKPMSGYLTLVICLGLFAASIYLFVIGVDNNITFVVIALLAFILSCFFLKGLMIIQPNHSRVLNFFGKYVGTVKDNGLFFINPLYSSQKISLRSENLQGQTLKVNDKMGNPIEIAVVIVWKVGDTYKAAFDVERYSDFVKMQSEAAVRHLAMSFPYDNLEDDHAPITLREGGDKINAILEQELTDRLSKAGITIQEARISHLAYASEIAGAMLQRQQATAIVAARTKIVEGAVGMVDLALKKLSEENIVELDDERKAAMVSNLMVVLCGEKAAQPILNAGTLYN; translated from the coding sequence ATGGAAAAAGTTTTAAAACCAATGTCAGGATATCTTACTTTAGTTATCTGTTTGGGGTTATTTGCAGCGTCAATTTACTTATTCGTAATAGGAGTTGATAATAACATTACTTTTGTTGTTATTGCTTTATTGGCATTTATTCTTTCTTGTTTTTTCTTAAAAGGGTTGATGATCATTCAGCCGAATCACTCAAGAGTTCTAAATTTCTTCGGAAAATATGTCGGTACAGTGAAAGACAACGGATTATTCTTTATTAATCCTTTGTATTCATCACAAAAAATCAGCTTGCGTTCTGAAAATTTACAAGGGCAAACGTTGAAGGTTAATGACAAGATGGGAAATCCGATCGAAATTGCAGTCGTAATCGTTTGGAAAGTAGGAGATACCTACAAAGCGGCTTTCGATGTTGAGCGGTATTCAGATTTTGTGAAAATGCAGAGTGAAGCGGCAGTTCGTCATTTAGCGATGAGTTTTCCGTATGACAATTTGGAAGACGATCATGCACCGATTACTTTAAGAGAAGGTGGCGATAAAATCAATGCTATTTTGGAACAGGAATTGACAGACCGACTTTCAAAGGCTGGAATTACCATTCAGGAAGCCAGAATTTCTCACTTGGCATATGCTTCGGAAATTGCGGGAGCCATGCTTCAAAGACAGCAGGCAACAGCCATCGTAGCGGCCAGAACGAAGATTGTAGAAGGAGCTGTAGGCATGGTAGATTTAGCATTAAAAAAACTTTCAGAAGAAAACATCGTAGAATTGGATGACGAAAGAAAAGCAGCGATGGTAAGTAATTTAATGGTCGTTCTTTGTGGTGAAAAAGCAGCGCAGCCGATCTTGAATGCGGGAACTTTGTATAATTAA
- a CDS encoding Crp/Fnr family transcriptional regulator, with protein MNDLLYKNISRHIQLSEEEFQRFSKPFQLKNFKKKEVVLQEGEYCSFEGFVLNGCFKVYFLNEDGSEQTLYFAVEGWWITDLDSLINNVPSTLNIEALEDSEVLMISKKEKEDLYEAMPKIEKLFRIMNQQSSIALQRRILSLMNKTADKRYHEFLEKYPTLEQRLTQQQVASYLGISHEFLSKIRKKIALGK; from the coding sequence ATGAACGACTTGCTTTATAAAAATATATCCAGGCATATCCAGCTTTCTGAGGAAGAATTTCAACGTTTTTCAAAACCTTTTCAACTTAAAAATTTTAAGAAAAAAGAGGTTGTTTTACAAGAAGGAGAGTATTGCAGTTTTGAGGGTTTTGTTTTAAACGGATGCTTTAAAGTATATTTTTTAAATGAAGACGGATCTGAGCAGACTTTATATTTTGCCGTAGAAGGCTGGTGGATCACAGATTTGGACAGTTTAATCAACAATGTACCGAGCACTTTGAACATTGAAGCTTTGGAAGACAGTGAAGTTTTAATGATTTCAAAAAAAGAAAAAGAGGACCTCTATGAAGCCATGCCGAAAATTGAAAAACTTTTCAGAATAATGAATCAGCAGTCTTCCATCGCTTTACAAAGACGGATTTTATCTTTGATGAACAAGACCGCAGACAAACGCTATCATGAGTTTCTTGAAAAATATCCAACGCTGGAACAACGCCTGACACAGCAACAAGTCGCATCATACCTGGGAATCTCCCATGAATTTTTAAGTAAAATCAGAAAGAAAATCGCTCTGGGGAAATAG
- a CDS encoding cysteine hydrolase family protein: MENTALLIIDVQNDYFKGGNMPLVGAEEAGKNTQKVLEYFRKNNLPVINIKHIATNDGATFFLPDTKGAEINSLVEPKNGEKVMVKHYPNSFRETELLAYLQSKQIKNLVITGMMTDVCVESTTRAAFDLGFTNTIIGDATATRDREVNGQVVKAAEVQRSFLAGISALGNLYAQIVNTNDFLNGK, translated from the coding sequence ATGGAAAATACAGCATTATTAATCATCGATGTACAGAATGATTATTTCAAAGGCGGAAATATGCCTTTAGTAGGAGCCGAGGAAGCCGGAAAAAACACTCAGAAGGTGTTAGAATATTTCAGAAAGAATAATCTTCCTGTGATCAACATCAAGCATATTGCTACCAATGATGGCGCAACTTTCTTTCTACCAGATACAAAAGGAGCGGAAATTAATTCTTTAGTTGAACCCAAAAATGGAGAAAAGGTAATGGTTAAACATTATCCCAACAGCTTCAGGGAAACAGAACTTTTGGCTTATTTACAGTCAAAACAAATCAAAAACCTTGTCATCACCGGAATGATGACGGATGTATGTGTAGAATCTACCACCAGAGCTGCTTTTGATTTAGGTTTTACCAATACCATTATCGGTGATGCCACTGCAACTAGAGACAGGGAAGTGAACGGACAGGTTGTAAAAGCGGCAGAAGTTCAACGATCATTTTTAGCAGGAATTTCAGCATTGGGAAATTTGTACGCCCAAATTGTTAATACAAATGATTTTTTAAACGGAAAATAA